The Dehalobacter sp. DCM sequence CTACCAAGCCTATCAATATTACTAAGTTCCATCAGTTCACCCCCAACAACAGTTTACAGTTCCTATTTGAATGATGAAACGATACAACGAAACTATATAAATGCGAATTGTTAGAGCGTATTAGTGGAGAAATACTTACATTGACATGGTATTAATAAATATTTAAGCAAAATAATGTAACCCGCCCAACAAAAAAAACGTAAGTTTGGCGGGGACTTTCTTATGCCCTAATAATTTTCCCCTCCAAACCTACAAGTTTGGAAGGTGTTTTTATGCTCATTCAGTATGCGACAAAAATTCAGAGGCTGCTATTGAATAGCAGCCGGGCGTGATGAAGCGGACATCATTTTATGTACCATAGTTAATGTTAAACGATTAAAAAAAGCCCATTCTGGTCAAGGGGCAAGTGCGGCCAGCTAGTAGAACTGTCAGAACATGGAAATAGGATATGTAAATTCTTAAACGCGCATTTGGATTGCATCCAAGTGTGCGTTTTTTGTCGTATAAAAAGGTTTTGTGTCAATTGTCGCTCCCCTCCCCTTGTTCTTCATTTCCAGATTTCAACAATCACGAAATGGAGGACAAGCCCTATGGCTAAATTTGAAAGAAAGACGAATTATCGGGAAAAACATCCCGATTTAAGCGATGAAATCATTGAGACACTTGAAAAAAGCGACCGGAAGATGGAGTACCAGCAATATGACCTGAAGGTGGAGAGATACAGGATTGACTATGCCAAAGGAGCCGTTACATACCTTCCTAGCCGAGAGGATTCCTACGAAAGGCTTCTGGAGGAAAACAGGCAGTTTGCCGCCGATGCTGAATGCGTGGATGATACCGTTGTGAAAGCTGTGATGATTGAGAAAATGCTGGCCTGCCTCAAGCGGCTTACCTCGAAAGAACAGGAGTTGATCACCGAACTGTTTTTCAAGAGCAAGAGTGAGCGCCAGTTATCGATGGAAACAGGCATTCCCTACATGACCATCCATGACCGAAAGGTCAAAATCCTTTACAAATTAAAAAAACTTATGGAAAAGTAAAAAAATTTCCGTGCAGCCCCCTCACTCAACGTGGAAGTAAGTGAGGGGGTTTTTCTATTCTCTCTTTTGCTCCTTGAAAATTTTATATCCGGCAGCATAAATACATGATCTGTCCAGCCGCGATGAGCGGCAGCGACATTGACGGGCGCGCCAAGACTGCCTGCAGATGGGTGACAGACATCTGTCGAACCGATGGCATCGAAGGTGACGAGCGGCAAAGCCCGGTCATAAAACAGTCTATGGTGGACTGTTTCGCAATGAAATGGACAGTGACAATGCTACTTCCGTCCAGCCACAGACTCAAGCAATGGGGGCGGCTCGCAGAGATCCTGGGAGAGGTGAAATTCCTATGAGGTTTGCCGACCACAAACCGTTTATGCTGCCGCCCTTTGAGCCGCAAGGCTTTTCCGCTTCGGGAAGTAGTGTCGAATAGAAGCGCAAATCGTAATGAAGAACAAGTAGATCATTTTTGATCTTGGAAACTATGCGGCAGGGCGGTCTTTTTCTGTCCTGCCGTATCCTTCTGAGATTAAATTCGAAATATCAAGGAGGAAAGCGATATGGAAAAGGAAGCGTTAGCAGAACTGCTAAAAAAGGATCTTGTCGTCGGATATGTGTACGGGCTTGATGGTGAGAGGCAGGAATACTACTTTGAGAAGTCTCCGTCCAACATCGCCAGCTTTGTCATGCTGAAAAAGGATCATGCGGACAAAATTGTTCTGACGGATACGCTGGACAGGCTGATATTAAATACCTTTGGCGAATTTATTAACAGCTGCCCGGATCAGAAGCTTCTGCAGGACATCACAAAAGAGCTGGTACCCATGCAACTGGGCGAAAAGGAGCCTGTCAGCATCCCGATTGCGAGCGTTGAAGAAGTTCAAGCCTTCTGGAGCCAGGAAAGCCGGCTGCGCGCATGGATTTACTGCCAGATCGACGCGCCGGAGGATACCCACGGAGCCTTAAAAGGGCAGAAAAAGGAGCTCATGGATTACGCCGAGCAGATGGAATTTGCGGTCGTTGGCGAATCTGAGGATATCGGGAGCAGTCTGGATTGTGACTGCGCCGGTCTCGCCGAGGTCATGAAGGCCGCCGGAGATGGCAAAATGGATATATTGCTTATAAAAAAGCTTGACCGCCTGGGGCGGGATACGGCAAAATTACTGGAGTTTCTAAGAGGACTGGATAAGCTGGGTGTCGAGCTTTATTCACCGTTGGAAGGCCTAATTCAGCTGGATTATCAAAGTCCTTCCCTTTCTCTGCAGTGAACGGAGGGTGAGAGATATGTCAAAGAATCAAGCAGCCAATGAGGTCAAATATAAGGTGGCGGTGAAACTACTGGATATAATGCTCCGTAACGGCCTTATCTCCCCTGCTGAGCACAAAAAAATAGACGAATTGAATCGTCAAACTTTCACGCCGGAGCTTTCCGGAGTATATGTGTAAAAACACTAGCTATCTCAAAGCTTGTGTGGTAATGTGTGTTGCTAACAGGAGGTCAAATATGGGAGAAAGGAGAAAACGCATGGCAAAAAAAGTAGTAAGAATAGATCCTGTTAGACAACAGGTCGTCCGGCAATTACAGCCGAAAAAGCGGGTGTGTGCCTATTGCCGGGTAAGTACCGATTCTCGTGAGCAGCAGAATTCTTTTACCACACAGATGGAGTATTACACTGCCTTAATTGAAAATCAAGAGAACTGGCAGTTTGCCGGAATCTACGCCGATGAAGCAAGAAGCGGGACGAAGCTGCAAAAAAGAGATGAATTCTTGAGGATGATGAAGGATTGCGAGGACGGGAAGATTGATATGATCATAACCAAATCCTTGACCCGGTTCGCCAGAAACACTGTAGACAGCATCCAGGCACTTCGGAGATTGAAGGAGTTTGGCGTCTCCGTCTATTTTGAAAAGGAGCATATCGACAGCCTGTCGGAGAAAAGTGAGCTGATGCTGACCATTTTAAGCTCGCTAGCTCAGGGTGAATCCGAAAGCATATCAACCAACAACAAATGGGCGGCGATTAAACGCTTTCAAGACGGTACCTTCATCCTTGGCACTCCCGCTTACGGCTATACCAAGGATGTAAATGGCGAGCTATTAATCCAGGAGGAAGAAGCCGCAGTAGTCCGTCGCATATTCAGAGAATATTTAAACGGTAAGGGCACATATGCAATCGCCAAGGATTTATCGGAGGAAGGAATCCCAACGATACGCTCGGCTGAGAAATGGCATGACGGTGTGATAAAGGAAATGTTGTTAAATCCAATTTACACCGGAAATCTGCTTCATCAGAAAACCATGACCACACAGGTGCTGCCCTTTAAGAGACAGAGAAACAAGGGTCAGCTTCCTCAATACCTGATTGAGGACAACCATGAACCCCTTATCTCACATGAACAGGTGGAGGCGATTAGGAAAATCTTCGAATACCGCAGAAAGCAGATGGGGATGGACGATTCGGAGAAATACCGAAGCCGGTACGCTTTCAGCAGCAAAATCTTATGCGGCGAATGCGGCGGTATGCTCCGAAGACAGAAAATCTACATCGGCAAGCCCTATGAGAAAATCCAATGGTGCTGCCGTCAGCACATTTTGGACAACACCAAATGCAGCCAAAAGGCAATTAGGGAGGATGACGTCCAGTGGGCTTTCAGTGTGATGTGGAACAAGCTTGTAAGCAATTATACCGATATCCTCACTCCCCTGCTGGATATACTTAAAAAGCTTCGAATGGACGAGCAGCAGGAGCAGGAAATCGGGGACTGCAGTAATAGAATCATGGAACTTACAGAGCAGGGTCATATACTCAGTAGATTGGTATCGAAGGGGTATATAGACCCTGCGGTATTTATAGAGCGGCAAAATACCCTGACAATAGAGCTTGCCGCTATAAAAAAGAAAAGAAGCCAGCTTCTGGATAATAACGGTTTCGACCAAGAGATCACCGGAACAGAGCAACTACTGGAGCTGATCAGAAACAATCCTCATGTTATTGAAGAATACCGTGAGGATTTTTTTTTACAGGCGATAGACAAGGTCATCATACAGAAAAATGGACAAATCATCTTCCGGCTTATCAACCGACTGGAGTTGTCCGAATCCTACAGGAAGGAGGCGGTAGAGGATGATGCAAAGGCATATGCCCATCGGGTATAAGCTGGTGGATGGTAAAATACAGCTTGATGAACCCAAGGCGGCTGTTGTAAAAAAGATATTTGCAGACTATCTGTCCGGAGCCTCCACCTCTTCCCTTGCAAAGCGGCTTACCGAAATGGGCTTTCCAAACGCCAACAACAAAGCCTCCTGGAATCATGGCTCAATAGGCAAGATACTGGAGAATGTCAAATGCCTTGGGGATGAATTCTACCCGCAGATGATTGGCACAGAACTGTTCGAGCAGGTGCAGAAACGCCGACAAGAACGCTGTGAACAGCTGGGGCGAAGCATTCAGCCGAACAGCGCGAACCGCCAATATTCATTCACAGGAAAGCTCCGGTGTGGAGAATGCGGTGAGGTTTACCGCAAATACATCGAGCACTGTGGCAGAGCATCGGAGAAGTCGTTCTGGAAATGCAAGAGATATATTTACAGGAACCGAGTGTGCTGCCGGTGTGGTTTCCTCGCAGATGAGCAGATTGAAAAAGCCTTCATTGAGGTAGCCAACCGGATTCTAGCAAGATTGCAAATCCTCGACCGGACGCC is a genomic window containing:
- a CDS encoding sigma-70 family RNA polymerase sigma factor, with amino-acid sequence MAKFERKTNYREKHPDLSDEIIETLEKSDRKMEYQQYDLKVERYRIDYAKGAVTYLPSREDSYERLLEENRQFAADAECVDDTVVKAVMIEKMLACLKRLTSKEQELITELFFKSKSERQLSMETGIPYMTIHDRKVKILYKLKKLMEK
- a CDS encoding recombinase family protein → MEKEALAELLKKDLVVGYVYGLDGERQEYYFEKSPSNIASFVMLKKDHADKIVLTDTLDRLILNTFGEFINSCPDQKLLQDITKELVPMQLGEKEPVSIPIASVEEVQAFWSQESRLRAWIYCQIDAPEDTHGALKGQKKELMDYAEQMEFAVVGESEDIGSSLDCDCAGLAEVMKAAGDGKMDILLIKKLDRLGRDTAKLLEFLRGLDKLGVELYSPLEGLIQLDYQSPSLSLQ
- a CDS encoding SHOCT domain-containing protein codes for the protein MSKNQAANEVKYKVAVKLLDIMLRNGLISPAEHKKIDELNRQTFTPELSGVYV
- a CDS encoding recombinase family protein, whose amino-acid sequence is MAKKVVRIDPVRQQVVRQLQPKKRVCAYCRVSTDSREQQNSFTTQMEYYTALIENQENWQFAGIYADEARSGTKLQKRDEFLRMMKDCEDGKIDMIITKSLTRFARNTVDSIQALRRLKEFGVSVYFEKEHIDSLSEKSELMLTILSSLAQGESESISTNNKWAAIKRFQDGTFILGTPAYGYTKDVNGELLIQEEEAAVVRRIFREYLNGKGTYAIAKDLSEEGIPTIRSAEKWHDGVIKEMLLNPIYTGNLLHQKTMTTQVLPFKRQRNKGQLPQYLIEDNHEPLISHEQVEAIRKIFEYRRKQMGMDDSEKYRSRYAFSSKILCGECGGMLRRQKIYIGKPYEKIQWCCRQHILDNTKCSQKAIREDDVQWAFSVMWNKLVSNYTDILTPLLDILKKLRMDEQQEQEIGDCSNRIMELTEQGHILSRLVSKGYIDPAVFIERQNTLTIELAAIKKKRSQLLDNNGFDQEITGTEQLLELIRNNPHVIEEYREDFFLQAIDKVIIQKNGQIIFRLINRLELSESYRKEAVEDDAKAYAHRV
- a CDS encoding recombinase family protein, which gives rise to MMQRHMPIGYKLVDGKIQLDEPKAAVVKKIFADYLSGASTSSLAKRLTEMGFPNANNKASWNHGSIGKILENVKCLGDEFYPQMIGTELFEQVQKRRQERCEQLGRSIQPNSANRQYSFTGKLRCGECGEVYRKYIEHCGRASEKSFWKCKRYIYRNRVCCRCGFLADEQIEKAFIEVANRILARLQILDRTPKKEPIPNSLVYNKLDQRIRELEAEGRYSSKELPALIFERAQAFYKTARIDDTDHNTGKMKQAFSGRQLIVEFNEELFLTVIKQITVYADHQLVFEFINGLTMEAGY